One part of the Symphalangus syndactylus isolate Jambi chromosome 1, NHGRI_mSymSyn1-v2.1_pri, whole genome shotgun sequence genome encodes these proteins:
- the LOC129457783 gene encoding elongin-A3 → MAAGSTTLRAVEKLQVRLATKTDPRKLEKYLQKLSALPMTADILAETGIRKAVKRLRKHQQVGDFARDLAARWKKLVLVDRNTGPDPQDPEESASRQRFGEALQDQEKAWGFPENATAPGSPSHSPEHRRTARRTPPGQQRPHPRSPSREPRAERKRPRMAPADSGPQRAPPTRTAPLPMPEGPEPALPGKEPGRGHAHAAQGGPLLGQGCQGQLQGEAVVSHSEGHESSRWASAQKSPPVQESQSERLQAAGADSAGPKTVPSPVFSELWDPSADWMQANYDLLSAFEAMTSQAQPEALSAPTFQEEAAFPGRRVNAKRQVYSGSRPACQLQVLTLRQQCLRVLRNNPDALGDVGGVPYSVLEPVLEAWTPDQLYRREKDNHALARETDELWRIHCLHDFKEEKPQEHESWRELYLRLRDAREQRLRVVTTKIRSARENEPSRRQTKMICFNSAAKTPQDASSRQGKSAGAADPGNGGIKPAPKPAGSSQAPSSQGAGGLGDGGGGGIISGSSSNEHGAPAAKTRKQAAKKVAPLMAKAVRDYKRRFSRR, encoded by the exons ATGGCGGCAGGGTCCACTACGCTGCGCGCGGTGGAGAAGCTGCAGGTGCGTCTGGCCACTAAGACGGACCCGAGAAAGCtagagaaatatttgcagaaactcTCCGCCTTGCCCATGACGGCAGACATCCTGGCGGAGACTGGAATCAGAAAGGCGGTGAAGCGCCTGCGGAAGCACCAGCAGGTGGGCGACTTTGCCAGAGACTTAGCGGCCCGGTGGAAGAAGCTGGTGCTTGTGGACCGAAACACCGGGCCTGACCCACAGGACCCTGAGGAGAGCGCTTCCCGACAGCGCTTCGGGGAGGCTCTTCAGGACCAGGAAAAGGCCTGGGGCTTCCCAGAAAACGCGACGGCCCCCGGGAGCCCATCTCACAGCCCTGAGCACAGACGGACAGCGCGCAGAACACCTCCGGGGCAACAGAGACCTCACCCGAGGTCTCCCAGTCGCGAGCCCAGAGCCGAGAGAAAGCGCCCCAGAATGGCCCCAGCTGATTCCGGCCCCCAACGGGCCCCTCCAACGCGCACCGCTCCCCTCCCCATGCCCGAGGGCCCTGAGCCCGCCCTGCCCGGGAAGGAACCCGGAAGAGGCCACGCTCACGCCGCTCAGGGCGGGCCTCTGCTGGGTCAGGGCTGCCAGGGCCAACTCCAGGGGGAAGCCGTGGTGAGCCACAGCGAGGGGCACGAATCGTCCCGCTGGGCTTCGGCTCAGAAATCGCCTCCTGTGCAGGAAAGCCAGTCAGAGAGGCTGCAGGCGGCCGGCGCTGATTCCGCCGGGCCGAAAACGGTGCCCAGCCCTGTCTTCTCAGAGCTCTGGGACCCCTCAGCGGACTGGATGCAGGCCAACTACGATCTGCTGTCCGCTTTTGAGGCCATGACCTCCCAGGCACAGCCAGAAGCACTCTCCGCGCCAACGTTCCAGGAGGAAGCTGCTTTCCCTGGACGCAGAGTGAATGCTAAGAGGCAGGTGTACTCGGGCTCCAGGCCTGCCTGCCAGCTGCAGGTGCTGACGCTGCGCCAGCAGTGCCTCCGGGTGCTTAGAAACAATCCGGACGCCCTCGGCGACGTGGGAGGGGTCCCCTACTCGGTTCTTGAACCCGTTCTGGAAGCGTGGACGCCTGATCAGCTGTATCgcagagagaaagacaatcacGCACTGGCTCGAGAGACAGATGAATTATGGAGGATTCATTGTCTCCACGACTTCaaggaagaaaagccacaggagcaCGAGTCTTGGCGGGAGCTGTACCTGCGGCTTCGGGACGCCCGAGAGCAGCGGCTGCGAGTAGTGACCACGAAAATCCGATCAGCACGTGAAAACGAACCCAGCCGCCGTCAGACAAAGATGATCTGTTTCAACTCTGCGGCCAAGACGCCTCAGGATGCTTCCAGCAGGCAAGGGAAGTCAGCAGGAGCAGCTGACCCGGGAAATGGAGGGATCAAGCCAGCCCCCAAGCCCgcaggaagcagccaggctcCCTCCAGCCAGGGCGCCGGGGGGCTCGGGgacggcggcgggggcggcatcattagcgg GAGCAGCAGCAATGAGCACGGGGCGCCCGCGGCCAAAACCCGGAAACAGGCTGCCAAGAAAGTGGCCCCGCTGATGGCCAAGGCAGTTCGCGACTACAAGAGAAGATTCTCCCGACGATAA
- the LOC129457712 gene encoding elongin-A3 translates to MAAGSTTLRAVEKLQVRLATKTDPRKLEKYLQKLSALPMTADILAETGIRKAVKRLRKHQQVGDFARDLAARWKKLVLVDRNTGPDPQDPEESASRQRFGEALQDQEKAWGFPENATAPGSPSHSPEHRRTARRTPPGQQRPHPRSPSREPRAERKRPRMAPADSGPQRAPPTRTAPLPMPEGPEPALPGKEPGRGHAHAAQGGPLLGQGCQGQLQGEAVVSHSEGHESSRWASAQKSPPVQESQSERLQAAGADSAGPKTVPSPVFSELWDPSADWMQANYDLLSAFEAMTSQAQPEALSAPTFQEEAAFPGRRVNAKRQVYSGSRPACQLQVLTLRQQCLRVLRNNPDALGDVGGVPYSVLEPVLEAWTPDQLYRREKDNHALARETDELWRIHCLHDFKEEKPQEHESWRELYLRLRDAREQRLRVVTTKIRSARENEPSRRQTKMICFNSAAKTPQDASSRQGKSAGAADPGNGGIKPAPKPAGSSQAPSSQGAGGLGDGGGGGIISGSSSNEHGAPAAKTRKQAAKKVAPLMAKAVRDYKRRFSRR, encoded by the exons ATGGCGGCAGGGTCCACTACGCTGCGCGCGGTGGAGAAGCTGCAGGTGCGTCTGGCCACTAAGACGGACCCGAGAAAGCtagagaaatatttgcagaaactcTCCGCCTTGCCCATGACGGCAGACATCCTGGCGGAGACTGGAATCAGAAAGGCGGTGAAGCGCCTGCGGAAGCACCAGCAGGTGGGCGACTTTGCCAGAGACTTAGCGGCCCGGTGGAAGAAGCTGGTGCTTGTGGACCGAAACACCGGGCCTGACCCACAGGACCCTGAGGAGAGCGCTTCCCGACAGCGCTTCGGGGAGGCTCTTCAGGACCAGGAAAAGGCCTGGGGCTTCCCAGAAAACGCGACGGCCCCCGGGAGCCCATCTCACAGCCCTGAGCACAGACGGACAGCGCGCAGAACACCTCCGGGGCAACAGAGACCTCACCCGAGGTCTCCCAGTCGCGAGCCCAGAGCCGAGAGAAAGCGCCCCAGAATGGCCCCAGCTGATTCCGGCCCCCAACGGGCCCCTCCAACGCGCACCGCTCCCCTCCCCATGCCCGAGGGCCCTGAGCCCGCCCTGCCCGGGAAGGAACCCGGAAGAGGCCACGCTCACGCCGCTCAGGGCGGGCCTCTGCTGGGTCAGGGCTGCCAGGGCCAACTCCAGGGGGAAGCCGTGGTGAGCCACAGCGAGGGGCACGAATCGTCCCGCTGGGCTTCGGCTCAGAAATCGCCTCCTGTGCAGGAAAGCCAGTCAGAGAGGCTGCAGGCGGCCGGCGCTGATTCCGCCGGGCCGAAAACGGTGCCCAGCCCTGTCTTCTCAGAGCTCTGGGACCCCTCAGCGGACTGGATGCAGGCCAACTACGATCTGCTGTCCGCTTTTGAGGCCATGACCTCCCAGGCACAGCCAGAAGCACTCTCCGCGCCAACGTTCCAGGAGGAAGCTGCTTTCCCTGGACGCAGAGTGAATGCTAAGAGGCAGGTGTACTCGGGCTCCAGGCCTGCCTGCCAGCTGCAGGTGCTGACGCTGCGCCAGCAGTGCCTCCGGGTGCTTAGAAACAATCCGGACGCCCTCGGCGACGTGGGAGGGGTCCCCTACTCGGTTCTTGAACCCGTTCTGGAAGCGTGGACGCCTGATCAGCTGTATCgcagagagaaagacaatcacGCACTGGCTCGAGAGACAGATGAATTATGGAGGATTCATTGTCTCCACGACTTCaaggaagaaaagccacaggagcaCGAGTCTTGGCGGGAGCTGTACCTGCGGCTTCGGGACGCCCGAGAGCAGCGGCTGCGAGTAGTGACCACGAAAATCCGATCAGCACGTGAAAACGAACCCAGCCGCCGTCAGACAAAGATGATCTGTTTCAACTCTGCGGCCAAGACGCCTCAGGATGCTTCCAGCAGGCAAGGGAAGTCAGCAGGAGCAGCTGACCCGGGAAATGGAGGGATCAAGCCAGCCCCCAAGCCCgcaggaagcagccaggctcCCTCTAGCCAGGGCGCCGGGGGGCTCGGGgacggcggcgggggcggcatcattagcgg GAGCAGCAGCAATGAGCACGGGGCGCCCGCGGCCAAAACCCGGAAACAGGCTGCCAAGAAAGTGGCCCCGCTGATGGCCAAGGCAGTTCGCGACTACAAGAGAAGATTCTCCCGACGATAA